The Pan troglodytes isolate AG18354 chromosome 15, NHGRI_mPanTro3-v2.0_pri, whole genome shotgun sequence genomic sequence GGATGAGTGGCACCTCagccctgcccacctcctcccaccACCTCTCCTGGGGGGACTCagccctgcccacctcctcccacTGCCCCTCCTGGGGGGCCCATTCCTCTGTACCAAGATGCACCTGCCCACATCCCTGCCCGCTCCCAAGAACGGGTGTACCCGGGGCTCTGAGCAGGCACTGTTTATTGGGGGTAGCTTCCTGGGGTCGTTGCAACAGTGGACAGAAGGTCTGGCCAGCCCTCCCCACTGCACAGCTGGACGGagccctgggagggagggaggcaggagtatGTCATTTACCGGGATTTACAGACACCGTTCGCTGGACGGTCTGTGAGGGGCTCGCTGCCTCATGGACTGCACGGCAGATGAACTCATCTTTCTGCTCCCATTCGGCCCTGGTCACCTCCAGGCGGCTGAAGACGAAGAAGCCGGAGCCCTTGGTCTTGTGGGGCTGCGTTGTGCTGTGCCGGGCGTCCGGGAGCTGCACCTCGTTGTGCAGCCACTGCACCGAGATGTCCTCAGGCATGAAGTTCTGGATCAGGCAGGCGAGGGTGCGCTTGTCCCGGCTCCCCGGCCCCTCCGGCGTCGCAAACGCATAGACTTCCGGGGCAGCACGCGGGCCTGTGGCCAGACGTGGGGTCAGCCCAGGCCCCGCTcactcgctccctccctccccccacgaCCCCGGCCTGCCCGTGGCTCCCCGCTGGTCTTGGTCGTGGACCGCACGAGGGCcctgggcaggtgggggtgggTCACCCTGCACTGGTAGGTCTCCCCCTCGATCCAGTCTCGGGTGCCCACCGGCAGGGTGGACGTGACGGTTAACGTGCCGTTGCGCTGCTTCTCCTGCTTTCTGGTGGAGTGGTTCACAGGCTTCCCACTGGCCCGGGACCAGGTCAGGTTCACGGTCCCCTTGCTGGGTGCCAGGTCCACCACCAGACAGGTGATCGTGGGCGACTTGCGGATGAACAGGTCGAACGGGCTGGGCCGGCTTAGGTAGGTGCTCACCCCTCTCGGGTTGGAATCTGTGGTACACCGGAGGGCTGTGTGAGGCCCACCCGCCCCTCTTCTCTGGCCTCCGTGGCGGCCACCAGGGCAGGTGGGAACGTACCTGCACActtcttggtgctgtcctcaaaGGTGCCACCTTGATAGGTGACCTGGCAGGTGTAGGTGCGGTCCGACAGCCAGTGCTTCTGGCTGAGGGTGAGCTCGCTTTGTGTGGAGGCCAGCTCACCCTCCTGCGTGGTAGAGGCGGTGGACAAGTCCACGTCCATGACCTGCCCGTCCTCCAGCCAGGTGATGTTGATAGTCCCTGGGGTGTACCCAGAGACGAGGCACAGGAGCTGGATGGTCGGGGGGAAGTGCCCGCCGCCGTCACAGGACGACTGTAAGATCTTCACGGTGGGCGTGAAGTCCCTGGAGCAGACTGGGGGAGAGCTGGTGGTCATGAGGGTTGTTGGCCTCCCTCAGCTCTGTGTGCCCTCCTCTTGCCCCCACGTCCTGGCCCGGGTCCCCAGGCATGCTGGGTGTTCCCACGTTTGAGCCCACCCACCCCCTCAACCCCTGCCCACTCTGCCAGCCCTCAGCCTGGCACTCCTGGGAACTGTGGTCTCTGAGCTTGGCCCTCTCTTACCGCTGAAGGTTTTGTTGTCCACCCAGTCTGTGGACGATGGAGTGTGTGCCACACGGCAGGTGAACATCTGCTTGGCCCACGCACCCGAGACGGTCAGCAAGCTGATGGTGGCATAGTGACCAGAGGGCGTGAGGGTGGTGGCTGGTAAGGTCATAGTTGTCCCGTTGAGGGAGCCTGCGTCCCAGGTCACCATCACCGGCTCCGGGAAGTAGCCCATGGCCAGGCAGCCCAGCGTCACGGAGGTGGCATTGGAGGGAATGTTTTTGCAGCAGCGGGTCAAGGGGAAGAGGGATGGGCTCCGTGTGGGGGCTGTGAGGACAGAACCTAGTCAGTGCCAGCCTCAGGCCAGCGCCCATCAGGCCTGGGGGGCCTGGATGGGGGAGCTGGGGACCCCGTGGCAGGGATCCAGATGGCCAGGCTCATTCTGGGCCTTTTCCCCCACAATCCCCAGGCCCAGGGCGCCTCCCAGGGCCCCCATTCCCCCACCAGAGGCTGTTGCTCAGCCACTATCCTCAGGCTGGGCTCAGGAAGGGGGGTGCCTCCAGGATGACCCCAGCCTCCCCCCGCAAGTGCTGCAGGGTGGACACTCAGGAGCAGAGGCACTGGGCCATGTCCCTAGGCTGAAGCCCGGGGACCCCATGGGGCCTGGGACCCCAGAGCCCTCCCCCTTCAAACTCTCTCTGGGGTCATGGTGGATGGTCTGCCTGCCCTCCAACCCTGACCCCAACCCCCCGAGGCTGTGGTCTCAGCTCCTCGGGCTCTTGAGTGCCAAGCCTGGATCTCCCCATCACAGCAGCCCTCACCTGACCTGCCAGACCCCCATGGTGCTCTGCCCACCCTGACCTCTAGGGGAGGGTGGGAAGACTTGCCCTGATGCCCCAGGCAGTCAGTCCCTCCCACCACAGAACCCTGGCCCAGATAGTGCGGTCTGTACAGCGTGGCCCTTCGCCCCTGGCCTGGAGTCCCAAGTCCCCAGCCCATCCTGCCCCTGGAGCCCAGTTTAGCTTGGTCTTGAAGTCTGCTCTAGGTACCCCCAAAATCACAGTATCCAGCCCCGCTCTGCCCACCGGGACAGCCAAGTTCAGCTGAGCCTGGCCTACCGGGGGAGTCGCCCTCTGAAGTTCACTCTAAGCCAGCCTGGTTCAGCCTGGCCCAGGTCAGCCCAGGACCTCCCCTTGCAGGCAGCAAACTCTTATTTCAGTCCAGCCAGCTCAACCAGCTTGCTTCTGACTCAGCTCCTCTTAGCCAGGTGAGAATGGTCAGTCCAGATCAATTTAGCCCGGTCCAGTTTAGCTCAGCAAAGCTGGACCTAAAGTAGCTACCTCACCCCAGCTTCACCCAGATGAATACAGTCCAGATCAGCTTAGTCAGTTAAGCCTAGCCTAGCTAGTTAAATCCAGTTACGACCAGCTCAACTAATCCTGCTCACGcctgctcagcccagcccagctgaaCCCAGTTTAGCTGAGGCCAGGCCAGCCCAGCTGAATACAGTTTAGTCTAGCTCAGCCCAGTCTAGCTCAGCCCAGTCCAGCACTGCCCAGTTTAGCTGAGCTcagcctggcccagcccagctcatATCAGCCCATCTCAGCTGAACCAGTTTGACCCAGTCTAACCCAACCCAGCTCAGCTgaacccagcccagcccagcccagcccagcccagccaaaCCCAGTTTAGCCTAGCTCAGCTCAGCCCATTTCCACCCaacccagctcagcccagcttaCCCAGTCCAGCCCAGCAGCCCAGTTCAGCCCACTCAGGCTAGCCCAGTTTAGCCCAGCCCAGCTAGGTTCAGCTCTGCTCAGTTCAGCCCAGCGTAGATCAGCTTATCCCAGCAGAACTCAGTTTAAATCACCCCAACCCAATTCGGTTCAATAATCCAAGCCCAGCTCACTCCAGCTTCTTATAACCCTGTCCATCTGAGGTCACTCACCCAGCCTAGTCCTCCCCAGCTCAACCCAGTTTAGCCCAAACCAGCTTAGTCAGCCCAACCAGCTAAGCTTGGCTCAGGTCTGTCCAGCTCAGCCCAGGTCTTCCAATCACAGCTCAGGCCGGGCCAGGCCAGCTCAGCCCAGCTCCATCCACCTCAGTCCAGttggcccagcccagcccaaccCAGTTTAGGCcaggccagcccagcccagcccatgtGAACTCAGTTGAGCTCAGCCCAGGTCAGCCCAGTTCAGTTAACGTCAACCTGACCCAGCCCAGCCCATATTAGCATATCTCAGCTGAACCCAGTTTAGCCCAACCCAGCCCAACCTAGGCCAGCTGAACCCAGGTTAGGTTAGGTTAGCTTAGCTTAGCTTAGCTTAGCCCAGCCTAGAGCAGCCCAGCCCAACCCAGCCCAACCCAGCCCAGCCTGCCCCAGTCTAACctagctcagcccagcccagccaggtTCAGTTCTGGTcagtccagcccagcccagccaggtTCAGTTCTGGTcagtccagcccagcccagcccagctga encodes the following:
- the LOC112208000 gene encoding immunoglobulin heavy constant epsilon isoform X2; protein product: MDSRRPFPAWGHRKARNSLTLTWRRQGAGNLGWAQDQEAPTRSPSLFPLTRCCKNIPSNATSVTLGCLAMGYFPEPVMVTWDAGSLNGTTMTLPATTLTPSGHYATISLLTVSGAWAKQMFTCRVAHTPSSTDWVDNKTFSVCSRDFTPTVKILQSSCDGGGHFPPTIQLLCLVSGYTPGTINITWLEDGQVMDVDLSTASTTQEGELASTQSELTLSQKHWLSDRTYTCQVTYQGGTFEDSTKKCADSNPRGVSTYLSRPSPFDLFIRKSPTITCLVVDLAPSKGTVNLTWSRASGKPVNHSTRKQEKQRNGTLTVTSTLPVGTRDWIEGETYQCRVTHPHLPRALVRSTTKTSGEPRAGRGPRAAPEVYAFATPEGPGSRDKRTLACLIQNFMPEDISVQWLHNEVQLPDARHSTTQPHKTKGSGFFVFSRLEVTRAEWEQKDEFICRAVHEAASPSQTVQRTVSVNPGK
- the LOC112208000 gene encoding immunoglobulin heavy constant epsilon isoform X1 produces the protein MGYFPEPVMVTWDAGSLNGTTMTLPATTLTPSGHYATISLLTVSGAWAKQMFTCRVAHTPSSTDWVDNKTFSVCSRDFTPTVKILQSSCDGGGHFPPTIQLLCLVSGYTPGTINITWLEDGQVMDVDLSTASTTQEGELASTQSELTLSQKHWLSDRTYTCQVTYQGGTFEDSTKKCADSNPRGVSTYLSRPSPFDLFIRKSPTITCLVVDLAPSKGTVNLTWSRASGKPVNHSTRKQEKQRNGTLTVTSTLPARVLPRKSMRLRRRRGRGAGTSAPSPA